The following are encoded together in the bacterium genome:
- a CDS encoding DUF294 nucleotidyltransferase-like domain-containing protein, translating into MLRTSVRDFLKGHLPFSLLDEQALERLVDALSIQVYPAGVHILRQGVPSGRNLYIIKEGTVRLYARAGSGAEQVIDFRSAGDTFGFLAHEGDGGIETSVQAVRDTVCYVADNAVVSKLLEEHPQIREYLLPGYFPRRGPEPAVAPGAQQPLQDGSEKALFTTPVGHLARRDVLSVPGASSVAEAAQLMATHRVGSLVVVDAGGRPAGIVTTTDLRDRVLVARRDPADPVRAIMSAPLITVSAADFCFEALLKMMSHNVHHLPVMEGERLAGIVSNHDLLVLQGTSPLVIAREIEDQATVEGLASSCRKVKGLVSLLLREGASAAGIVRVISAVNDRLEHRMLDLALATLGPPPVAFCWIVYGSAGRKEQTFKTDQDNAIVYADPAGGPEASAAQEYFGRFAEFVVDAFQRCGFAWCRGNFMASNPQWRQPLSVWKRSFSDWISLPDDAAIQKASNLFDFRGLHGELRLAAALRDHLRSVLPGQQLFLQAMADMTVAFRPPLGLFGSLVVEKDGEHAHQLDLKRCCLTPLVNIARLFSLEHNLLETSTSERLAVLKAAQAIPRTLADDLTHAFEFVALLRIRHQHEQIAMELEPDNFVDPRRLSSVELRTLKEICRVITKALDDIALKYGIEARG; encoded by the coding sequence ATGCTGCGCACAAGCGTTCGGGACTTTCTCAAAGGACACCTGCCGTTCAGCCTGCTGGACGAGCAGGCGCTGGAGCGCCTCGTGGACGCCCTCTCGATCCAGGTCTACCCCGCCGGCGTGCACATCCTGCGCCAGGGCGTGCCGTCCGGCCGCAACCTGTACATCATCAAGGAAGGGACCGTCCGGCTCTATGCCCGCGCAGGCTCGGGCGCCGAGCAGGTGATCGACTTCCGCAGCGCCGGCGACACCTTCGGCTTCCTCGCGCACGAGGGGGACGGTGGCATCGAGACCTCGGTGCAGGCCGTCCGCGACACCGTCTGCTACGTGGCCGACAACGCCGTCGTCTCGAAGCTGCTCGAGGAGCACCCGCAGATCAGGGAGTATCTGCTCCCCGGGTATTTCCCGAGGCGCGGACCGGAGCCCGCCGTGGCGCCCGGCGCGCAGCAGCCATTGCAGGACGGCTCCGAGAAGGCGCTCTTCACGACGCCGGTCGGGCACCTGGCCCGCCGCGACGTGCTCTCCGTCCCCGGTGCGAGCTCCGTCGCCGAGGCGGCGCAGCTGATGGCGACGCACCGGGTGGGCTCACTGGTGGTCGTGGACGCGGGGGGCCGGCCGGCCGGCATCGTGACGACGACGGACCTGCGCGACCGGGTCCTGGTGGCCCGCCGGGACCCGGCTGACCCCGTGCGCGCCATCATGAGCGCGCCGCTGATCACGGTGAGCGCCGCGGATTTCTGCTTCGAGGCCCTGCTGAAGATGATGAGCCACAACGTCCACCACCTCCCGGTCATGGAAGGGGAGCGGCTGGCCGGCATCGTCAGCAACCACGATCTGCTCGTGCTCCAGGGGACCTCCCCCCTCGTCATCGCCCGGGAGATCGAGGACCAGGCCACCGTCGAGGGGCTCGCGTCCTCGTGCCGCAAGGTCAAGGGCCTGGTCTCGCTGCTCCTGCGCGAAGGGGCGAGCGCAGCGGGCATCGTCCGCGTCATCTCGGCTGTGAACGACCGGCTGGAGCACCGGATGCTCGACCTGGCGCTGGCGACGCTCGGCCCGCCGCCCGTGGCGTTCTGCTGGATCGTCTACGGCAGCGCCGGGCGCAAGGAGCAGACTTTCAAGACCGACCAGGACAACGCCATCGTCTACGCCGACCCGGCCGGCGGCCCGGAGGCGTCCGCGGCGCAGGAGTACTTCGGCCGCTTCGCCGAGTTCGTCGTGGACGCGTTCCAGCGCTGCGGCTTCGCCTGGTGCCGCGGCAACTTCATGGCCTCGAACCCGCAGTGGCGCCAGCCGCTGAGCGTCTGGAAGCGCTCCTTCAGCGACTGGATTTCCCTGCCGGACGACGCCGCGATCCAGAAGGCGTCGAACCTCTTCGACTTCCGCGGGCTCCACGGCGAACTGCGGCTGGCCGCGGCGCTGCGGGACCACCTGCGGAGCGTCCTGCCCGGGCAGCAGCTCTTCCTCCAGGCGATGGCGGACATGACGGTCGCGTTCCGTCCCCCGCTCGGCCTCTTCGGCTCGCTCGTCGTGGAAAAGGACGGTGAGCACGCCCACCAGCTGGATCTCAAGCGCTGCTGCCTCACGCCGCTGGTGAACATCGCCCGCCTCTTCAGCCTCGAGCACAACCTGCTGGAGACCTCGACGAGCGAGCGCCTCGCCGTGCTCAAGGCGGCCCAGGCGATCCCCCGGACGCTCGCCGACGACCTGACCCACGCCTTCGAGTTCGTCGCCCTCCTGCGGATCCGGCACCAGCACGAGCAGATCGCGATGGAACTGGAGCCGGACAACTTCGTCGACCCGCGGCGGCTCAGCTCGGTCGAGCTGCGAACGCTCAAGGAGATCTGCCGCGTGATCACGAAGGCGCTCGACGACATCGCCCTGAAGTACGGGATCGAGGCCAGGGGCTAA
- a CDS encoding response regulator: MARILIADDEPNIVLALELLMKREGYEIRTVADGEAAVLVARSFRPDLLLLDVMMPKMDGYEVCERLRADPELKGMSIVMLTAKGREVEREKGLALGADLYITKPFSTRDVVRKVKEVLAAKPRT, translated from the coding sequence ATGGCGCGCATCCTCATCGCGGACGACGAACCCAACATCGTGCTGGCCCTCGAGCTGCTCATGAAGCGCGAGGGCTACGAGATCCGCACCGTCGCCGACGGCGAGGCCGCGGTGCTGGTGGCCCGCAGCTTCCGGCCGGACCTGCTGCTGCTCGACGTGATGATGCCGAAGATGGACGGCTACGAGGTCTGCGAGCGCCTGCGCGCCGACCCGGAGCTGAAGGGGATGTCGATCGTGATGCTGACGGCGAAGGGCCGCGAAGTCGAGCGGGAGAAGGGGCTGGCCCTCGGCGCCGACCTGTACATCACGAAACCCTTCTCGACGCGGGACGTCGTCCGCAAGGTGAAGGAGGTCCTGGCCGCGAAGCCGCGCACCTGA